The Maylandia zebra isolate NMK-2024a linkage group LG7, Mzebra_GT3a, whole genome shotgun sequence genome contains a region encoding:
- the LOC101485722 gene encoding KN motif and ankyrin repeat domain-containing protein 1 isoform X1, translating into MSSAARGRPPLPPPHGSLLDNNNKRNESLGTSQILTEPKPQPAARSLFQSQSPVMERAFLETHKPLNQEVTRLSPPQPYPRRRLASFGGVSSPGSLSPFTGLGAYNQNNNGNKPTGTGPEVQLGSSLGSRGSTGCLRVSPQSSGRTTPVPMHLQHVRDQMVVALQRLKELEEQVKIIPILQVKISVLQEEKRQLSCQLKDLIERENVNDVTWNSPYTIEGSEIEINRNTKKDLEVKSSCTDLKEVGRLTKDMRELERSIKVGQLGTLHEKCNPLHDKTFKSVAVGTDNDMDIILSKPPKENKYAYTEQVEMRSIATEVSEVSLGIYTEQEAERDAQELINSALKERICHLEIELKESALETELIRLKLELQAAGARNRVDKACCARPSTVSIGSDARPHTKSQGVGNHTELRDASTGEEKEVKTVGVSCAPMMRSICTGLDVPMSLWEVRERVETSDKAVEMHVFTNTQGVGTEIRVCDAESNTEAPLANLRSKKEYCSVACGDCSVDVTICEAKEAVSQCMTTDRVRGVELGIMVSPQTASQRTNTVCSSVSRFTNTKHAFSTDSSTNTLLSTQDKHTNTTHTSTRTVSVGNRVRDIRCTTETRTIGVGTANAVESISKQTPEAVTRVTRDTGVGFTDINENFLVGLKTRNMASGPSHLPDPVKTKSVGVGEGRIRDFSVSSRTPGQNFQKPAQLQWDHELNHYIEKLQRLLSMEHGDLLTEDCPDHNSGQGDPSSCNRKPMAQGGTDIHMFSSQPAANKDSQSQSQLSLVSSKCDKAKAGLCQQSSNDSEVKRMIKMIEQQTSSGLQDRSDNAGKPRNVIKKQNGNQCCSSNRQSMKFLGVTTGLDPVSNYEHDDVDRKIKRTFRESPQDVAQSRKEKDNKGSKGAARVYTQQRRRMSERMFFACQALKTHLSDDTALSNREMQDCLHTLQQEWFSVSSHKSASPETVEDYLSTFQAISPSVLQYIVNMADGNGNTALHYSVSHSNFGIVKKLLNPEVCNVNQQNSAGYTPIMLAALAAVDNPDNMKVVEQLFTKGDVNAKASQAGQTALMLAVSHGRMDMVQALLAQGAEVNLQDDEGSTALMCASEHGHADIVKLLLAQPECDATLTDSDESTAMSIALEAGHNDIAVLLYAHANFSKGHAGATGRHSGRSLSSSSDRHVFE; encoded by the exons ATGTCCTCTGCAGCTCGAGGTAGACCACCTCTTCCTCCACCACATGGTTCCTTgttggataataataataaaagaaatgaaagtCTGGGAACCTCTCAGATACTAACTGAGCCAAAGCCTCAGCCAGCTGCACGATCTCTCTTCCAAAGTCAAAGCCCTGTGATGGAGAGGGCCTTTCTGGAGACCCACAAACCCTTGAATCAGGAGGTGACAAGACTTTCTCCACCCCAGCCCTATCCCCGTCGACGACTGGCCAGCTTCGGAGGTGTGAGCTCCCCTGGGTCACTCTCACCTTTCACTGGCCTAGGTGCATATAATCAGAACAATAATGGCAATAAGCCTACTGGCACTGGACCCGAGGTCCAACTCGGCTCATCCCTGGGCAGTAGAGGCAGCACAGGCTGTCTGAGAGTAAGTCCACAGAGCTCAGGTAGAACAACTCCAGTCCCCATGCACCTGCAACATGTCCGTGACCAAATGGTGGTTGCGCTACAAAGACTGAAAGAGTTAGAGGAGCAAGTGAAAATCATCCCAATCCTCCAGGTAAAGATCTCAGTCcttcaggaggaaaagaggCAACTAAGCTGTCAGCTCAAGGACTTGATTGAGAGAGAGAACGTCAATGATGTAACCTGGAACAGCCCGTATACCATTGAAGGGTCTGAAATTGAGATCAACAGAAATACCAAAAAAGATCTTGAAGTTAAAAGTAGCTGCACAGATCTGAAGGAGGTTGGGCGATTGACCAAAGACATGCGAGAACTGGAAAGGTCCATCAAAGTGGGACAGTTGGGAACATTGCATGAAAAATGTAACCCTCTTCATGACAAAACATTTAAGTCAGTCGCTGTGGGAACTGACAACGATATGGATATCATCTTGTCTAAGccaccaaaagaaaacaaatatgcaTACACTGAGCAGGTAGAGATGAGGTCCATTGCAACAGAAGTATCTGAAGTCAGTCTGGGAATTTACACAGAACAGGAGGCAGAGCGTGATGCCCAAGAATTAATAAACAGTGCCTTAAAGGAGAGAATTTGTCACTTAGAAATAGAGTTGAAAGAATCAGCTCTGGAGACGGAGTTGATTCGTCTGAAACTGGAACTTCAGGCTGCAGGAGCCAGGAACCGGGTTGACAAGGCCTGCTGTGCCAGACCGTCCACTGTAAGCATAGGCTCAGATGCAAGGCCACACACCAAAAGCCAGGGAGTGGgtaatcacacagagctcagagATGCTTCCACAGGCGAGGAAAAGGAGGTAAAAACTGTAGGAGTATCCTGTGCACCTATGATGAGGAGTATTTGCACAGGACTGGATGTACCCATGAGCCTCTGGGAGGTCAGGGAGCGAGTGGAGACCAGCGACAAGGCTGTGGAAATGCACGTTTTTACAAACACACAAGGAGTTGGGACAGAGATAAGGGTATGTGATGCAGAAAGCAACACAGAGGCGCCACTGGCAAATCTGAGGTCCAAGAAAGAGTATTGTTCAGTGGCTTGTGGGGATTGTTCTGTCGATGTGACCATTTGCGAGGCAAAGGAAGCAGTTTCACAGTGTATGACTACAGATCGAGTCAGAGGAGTTGAGCTCGGAATCATGGTATCACCCCAAACAGCATCGCAGCGTACCAACACTGTATGTAGTTCAGTGTCTCGCTTTACCAACACCAAGCACGCCTTCAGCACTGACTCCAGCACGAATACGCTCCTCAGCACCCAAGACAAGCACACCAACACCACTCACACTTCAACTAGGACAGTATCTGTAGGCAATAGGGTCCGAGACATCAGATGCACCACAGAGACCCGAACAATCGGTGTAGGAACTGCAAATGCAGTAGAAAGTATTTCAAAGCAAACACCAGAAGCGGTCACCAGGGTAACTCGAGACACTGGAGTTGGATTCACAGACATTAATGAGAATTTCCTAGTTGGACTGAAAACTCGAAATATGGCATCCGGACCGTCCCATCTACCTGACCCTGTCAAAACAAAGAGTGTTGGTGTAGGGGAAGGGCGGATAAGGGATTTTTCAGTTTCATCCAGGACACCTGGACAAAATTTCCAGAAACCTGCACAGTTACAGTGGGACCATGAGCTGAACCATTACATCGAGAAGTTGCAGAGGCTCCTCAGCATGGAGCATGGGGACCTGCTCACAGAGGACTGTCCTGATCATAACAGTGGCCAAGGAGATCCCAGCTCCTGCAATAGAAAACCTATGGCACAAGGAGGGACAGACATCCACATGTTCAGTTCTCAACCAGCAG CAAACAAAGACTCTCAGTCCCAGTCTCAACTTTCACTTGTCTCCTCTAAGTGTGACAAAGCAAAAGCAGGACTGTGTCAACAGAGCAGTAATGATTCAGAGGTGAAAAGAATGATTAAAATGATAGAACAGCAGACGTCCTCTGGTTTACAag ACAGGTCAGATAATGCTGGTAAGCCAAGGAATGTAATAAAGAAACAGAATGGTAACCAGTGCTGTAGTAGCAACAGGCAGAGCATGAAGTTTCTGGGTGTGACTACAGG GCTGGACCCAGTGTCGAATTATGAGCATGATGATGTGGACAGAAAgataaaaagaacatttaggGAATCTCCTCAAGATGTTGCCCAATCACGAAAGGAAAAAGACAACAAGGGATCAAAAGGAGCTGCGAGAGTGTATACACAGCAGAG ACGTAGGATGAGCGAACGGATGTTTTTTGCTTGTCAAGCCTTAAAGACGCACCTGAGTGATGACACAGCTTTATCCAACAGGGAAAtg CAGGACTGTCTGCACACACTCCAGCAAGAGTGGTTCTCTGTGTCCAGCCACAAGTCAGCATCTCCTGAAACTGTAGAGGACTACTTATCTACGTTTCAGGCCATTTCACCTTCAGTATTGCAGTACATAGTTAATATGGCTGACGGCAATGGAAACACAGCTCTACACTACAGCGTTTCTCACTCGAACTTTGGCATTGTGAAGAAATTGCTTAATCCAG AGGTGTGCAACGTGAATCAGCAGAATTCAGCAGGTTACACGCCCATCATGCTGGCTGCACTTGCTGCTGTGGATAATCCAGACAACATGAAAGTAGTCGAGCAGCTCTTCACTAAAGGAGATGTCAACGCCAAGGCCAGCCAG GCCGGTCAGACGGCTCTGATGCTCGCTGTGAGCCATGGCCGGATGGACATGGTGCAGGCACTCCTGGCACAAGGGGCGGAGGTCAATCTCCAGGATGATGAGGGCTCCACAGCGCTGATGTGTGCAAGCGAGCATGGCCACGCTGACATTGTTAAACTACTGCTGGCACAGCCGGAGTGCGATGCCACCCTGACTGACAGT GATGAAAGCACAGCCATGTCCATCGCATTAGAGGCAGGACACAATGACATTGCAGTGCTTCTTTATGCTCATGCCAACTTCTCCAAAGGACACGCAGGG GCAACTGGTCGTCACAGTGGCAGGTCTCTTTCTTCTTCCAGTGATAGACACGTCTTTGAATGA
- the LOC101485439 gene encoding SWI/SNF-related matrix-associated actin-dependent regulator of chromatin subfamily A member 2 isoform X1, with protein MKRLAARRYAGLLILSPTAAADPDNQPADCSQLEARENGSLEDMEEDISLKKRKGDHQAVKDLKAGQETGEKVKRKRGRPPAEKLPPNPPELTRTLNTLVDMVMNYKDGLGRQISKGFVQLPSKKEVPEYYELIRKPVDFRRIRERVRNHKYRSVGDLEKDIFLLCHNAQTYNLEGSQIYEDSIVIKSVFESARQRIVTDEEQKETVSASHSNNGGGAEDQFVPSAVKPLPVQIKKGAKEQRSRNTMAKRVHSDLDSDEDLEDNTTKDEG; from the exons ATGAAGAGACTAGCAGCTCGCCGCTATGCTGGCTTGCTAATTCTCTCCCCCACAGCTGCAGCCGATCCCGATAACCAGCCTGCAGATTGCAGTCAG CTCGAGGCAAGAGAGAACGGTTCTCTAGAGGACATGGAGGAGGACATCAGTCTGAAGAAGCGTAAAGgtgatcatcaagcagtgaaAGACCTGAAGGCTGGGCAAGAAACTGGCGAGAAAGTCAAAAGGAAGCGAGGGCGCCCACCAGCTGAGAAACTCCCTCCAAATCCACCTGAACTCACCAGAACACTGAACACACTGGTGGATATGGTCATGAACTACAAAGATGG GTTGGGACGGCAGATCAGTAAAGGCTTTGTGCAGCTTCCCTCTAAGAAGGAGGTACCTGAGTACTACGAACTGATCCGAAAGCctgtggacttcagaaggatcAGG GAACGTGTTCGCAATCACAAGTACAGAAGTGTGGGAGATCTGGAGAAGGACATTTTCCTTCTGTGTCACAATGCTCAGACTTATAATCTGGAGGGATCACAG ATCTATGAGGATTCTATTGTCATTAAGTCTGTTTTTGAGAGTGCGAGACAGAGAATCGTCACAGATGAAGAACAGAAAGAGACGGTTAGCGCCAGTCACAGCAATAATGGCGGTGGAGCTGAAGACCAGTTTGTTCCATCAGCAG TGAAACCATTACCAGTTCAGATCAAGAAGGGGGCTAAGGAGCAgagaagcagaaatactatggcCAAGAGGGTTCACAGTGATTTAGACAGCGATGAGGATCTAGAGGATAACACCACAAAAGATGAAGGTTGA
- the fbp1b gene encoding fructose-1,6-bisphosphatase 1b, whose translation MSDKGAFDTNVQTLTRFVLEEGRKAQGTGELTNLLNSICTAVKAISTAVRKAGIANLYGIAGSTNVTGDQVKKLDVLSNDLVINMIKSSFTSCVLVSEEDEKAIIVEPDNSGKYIVCFDPLDGSSNIDCLVSIGTIFAIYKKTTDGEPSEQDALQPGRNIVAAGYALYGSATMMVLSTGQGVNCFMLDPAIGEFILVDQDVKIKKKGKIYSLNEGYAQHFYPDVTEYLQKKKFPEDGSAPYGSRYIGSMVADVHRTLVYGGIFLYPANVKSPKGKLRLLYECNPMAFIMEQAGGMATTGAMNVLDIKPTSIHQRVPVVLGSPDDVQEYIAIYKKHNK comes from the exons ATGTCTGACAAAGGAGCTTTTGATACCAATGTGCAGACGCTCACCAGGTTTGTTCTGGAGGAAGGCAGAAAGGCCCAAGGAACAGGCGAACTGACAAACCTGCTCAACTCCATCTGCACAGCTGTCAAAGCCATTTCCACTGCTGTCAGAAAGGCTGGGATTGCTAACCT ATATGGCATTGCTGGGAGCACCAACGTGACAGGGGACCAAGTAAAGAAGCTGGATGTCCTCTCCAATGACCTAGTCATCAACATGATCAAGTCTTCCTTCACCTCCTGTGTGCTGGTCTCAGAAGAAGATGAGAAGGCCATCATTGTGGAACCGGACAACAGC GGAAAATACATCGTTTGCTTTGATCCGCTCGATGGCTCCTCCAACATCGACTGTCTTGTCTCCATAGGAACAATATTCGCCATCTACAAAAAG ACCACAGATGGGGAGCCATCTGAGCAGGATGCTCTGCAGCCAGGAAGAAACATTGTAGCAGCTGGTTATGCCCTGTACGGCAGTGCCACCATGATGGTCTTGTCCACTGGTCAGGGAGTGAACTGCTTCATGCTCGACCCT GCAATTGGCGAGTTCATCTTGGTGGACCAAGATgtgaagataaagaaaaagggaaaaatctaCAGTCTGAATGAAGGATATGCACAGCACTTTTATCCAGATGTGACCGAGTACCTACAAAAGAAGAAATTCCCAGAG GATGGCTCTGCCCCATATGGCAGTCGATATATTGGATCAATGGTGGCAGATGTTCATCGTACTTTGGTGTACGGAGGAATCTTTTTATATCCTGCTAATGTCAAGAGCCCCAAGGGCAAG CTGAGGTTGCTTTATGAATGCAACCCCATGGCCTTCATCATGGAGCAGGCAGGAGGCATGGCCACTACTGGAGCCATGAACGTTTTAGACATCAAGCCCACGAGTATCCACCAGAGAGTACCCGTGGTCCTGGGATCCCCTGATGATGTGCAGGAATACATTGCCATCTACAAAAAGCACAACAAATGA
- the LOC101485722 gene encoding KN motif and ankyrin repeat domain-containing protein 1 isoform X2, which translates to MSSAARGRPPLPPPHGSLLDNNNKRNESLGTSQILTEPKPQPAARSLFQSQSPVMERAFLETHKPLNQEVTRLSPPQPYPRRRLASFGGVSSPGSLSPFTGLGAYNQNNNGNKPTGTGPEVQLGSSLGSRGSTGCLRVSPQSSGRTTPVPMHLQHVRDQMVVALQRLKELEEQVKIIPILQVKISVLQEEKRQLSCQLKDLIERENVNDVTWNSPYTIEGSEIEINRNTKKDLEVKSSCTDLKEVGRLTKDMRELERSIKVGQLGTLHEKCNPLHDKTFKSVAVGTDNDMDIILSKPPKENKYAYTEQVEMRSIATEVSEVSLGIYTEQEAERDAQELINSALKERICHLEIELKESALETELIRLKLELQAAGARNRVDKACCARPSTVSIGSDARPHTKSQGVGNHTELRDASTGEEKEVKTVGVSCAPMMRSICTGLDVPMSLWEVRERVETSDKAVEMHVFTNTQGVGTEIRVCDAESNTEAPLANLRSKKEYCSVACGDCSVDVTICEAKEAVSQCMTTDRVRGVELGIMVSPQTASQRTNTVCSSVSRFTNTKHAFSTDSSTNTLLSTQDKHTNTTHTSTRTVSVGNRVRDIRCTTETRTIGVGTANAVESISKQTPEAVTRVTRDTGVGFTDINENFLVGLKTRNMASGPSHLPDPVKTKSVGVGEGRIRDFSVSSRTPGQNFQKPAQLQWDHELNHYIEKLQRLLSMEHGDLLTEDCPDHNSGQGDPSSCNRKPMAQGGTDIHMFSSQPAANKDSQSQSQLSLVSSKCDKAKAGLCQQSSNDSEVKRMIKMIEQQTSSGLQDRSDNAGKPRNVIKKQNGNQCCSSNRQSMKFLGVTTGLDPVSNYEHDDVDRKIKRTFRESPQDVAQSRKEKDNKGSKGAARVYTQQRRRMSERMFFACQALKTHLSDDTALSNREMQDCLHTLQQEWFSVSSHKSASPETVEDYLSTFQAISPSVLQYIVNMADGNGNTALHYSVSHSNFGIVKKLLNPEVCNVNQQNSAGYTPIMLAALAAVDNPDNMKVVEQLFTKGDVNAKASQLLKKNPADITALPNKRLIMCVRIPHKVEICNLSLLLDMHL; encoded by the exons ATGTCCTCTGCAGCTCGAGGTAGACCACCTCTTCCTCCACCACATGGTTCCTTgttggataataataataaaagaaatgaaagtCTGGGAACCTCTCAGATACTAACTGAGCCAAAGCCTCAGCCAGCTGCACGATCTCTCTTCCAAAGTCAAAGCCCTGTGATGGAGAGGGCCTTTCTGGAGACCCACAAACCCTTGAATCAGGAGGTGACAAGACTTTCTCCACCCCAGCCCTATCCCCGTCGACGACTGGCCAGCTTCGGAGGTGTGAGCTCCCCTGGGTCACTCTCACCTTTCACTGGCCTAGGTGCATATAATCAGAACAATAATGGCAATAAGCCTACTGGCACTGGACCCGAGGTCCAACTCGGCTCATCCCTGGGCAGTAGAGGCAGCACAGGCTGTCTGAGAGTAAGTCCACAGAGCTCAGGTAGAACAACTCCAGTCCCCATGCACCTGCAACATGTCCGTGACCAAATGGTGGTTGCGCTACAAAGACTGAAAGAGTTAGAGGAGCAAGTGAAAATCATCCCAATCCTCCAGGTAAAGATCTCAGTCcttcaggaggaaaagaggCAACTAAGCTGTCAGCTCAAGGACTTGATTGAGAGAGAGAACGTCAATGATGTAACCTGGAACAGCCCGTATACCATTGAAGGGTCTGAAATTGAGATCAACAGAAATACCAAAAAAGATCTTGAAGTTAAAAGTAGCTGCACAGATCTGAAGGAGGTTGGGCGATTGACCAAAGACATGCGAGAACTGGAAAGGTCCATCAAAGTGGGACAGTTGGGAACATTGCATGAAAAATGTAACCCTCTTCATGACAAAACATTTAAGTCAGTCGCTGTGGGAACTGACAACGATATGGATATCATCTTGTCTAAGccaccaaaagaaaacaaatatgcaTACACTGAGCAGGTAGAGATGAGGTCCATTGCAACAGAAGTATCTGAAGTCAGTCTGGGAATTTACACAGAACAGGAGGCAGAGCGTGATGCCCAAGAATTAATAAACAGTGCCTTAAAGGAGAGAATTTGTCACTTAGAAATAGAGTTGAAAGAATCAGCTCTGGAGACGGAGTTGATTCGTCTGAAACTGGAACTTCAGGCTGCAGGAGCCAGGAACCGGGTTGACAAGGCCTGCTGTGCCAGACCGTCCACTGTAAGCATAGGCTCAGATGCAAGGCCACACACCAAAAGCCAGGGAGTGGgtaatcacacagagctcagagATGCTTCCACAGGCGAGGAAAAGGAGGTAAAAACTGTAGGAGTATCCTGTGCACCTATGATGAGGAGTATTTGCACAGGACTGGATGTACCCATGAGCCTCTGGGAGGTCAGGGAGCGAGTGGAGACCAGCGACAAGGCTGTGGAAATGCACGTTTTTACAAACACACAAGGAGTTGGGACAGAGATAAGGGTATGTGATGCAGAAAGCAACACAGAGGCGCCACTGGCAAATCTGAGGTCCAAGAAAGAGTATTGTTCAGTGGCTTGTGGGGATTGTTCTGTCGATGTGACCATTTGCGAGGCAAAGGAAGCAGTTTCACAGTGTATGACTACAGATCGAGTCAGAGGAGTTGAGCTCGGAATCATGGTATCACCCCAAACAGCATCGCAGCGTACCAACACTGTATGTAGTTCAGTGTCTCGCTTTACCAACACCAAGCACGCCTTCAGCACTGACTCCAGCACGAATACGCTCCTCAGCACCCAAGACAAGCACACCAACACCACTCACACTTCAACTAGGACAGTATCTGTAGGCAATAGGGTCCGAGACATCAGATGCACCACAGAGACCCGAACAATCGGTGTAGGAACTGCAAATGCAGTAGAAAGTATTTCAAAGCAAACACCAGAAGCGGTCACCAGGGTAACTCGAGACACTGGAGTTGGATTCACAGACATTAATGAGAATTTCCTAGTTGGACTGAAAACTCGAAATATGGCATCCGGACCGTCCCATCTACCTGACCCTGTCAAAACAAAGAGTGTTGGTGTAGGGGAAGGGCGGATAAGGGATTTTTCAGTTTCATCCAGGACACCTGGACAAAATTTCCAGAAACCTGCACAGTTACAGTGGGACCATGAGCTGAACCATTACATCGAGAAGTTGCAGAGGCTCCTCAGCATGGAGCATGGGGACCTGCTCACAGAGGACTGTCCTGATCATAACAGTGGCCAAGGAGATCCCAGCTCCTGCAATAGAAAACCTATGGCACAAGGAGGGACAGACATCCACATGTTCAGTTCTCAACCAGCAG CAAACAAAGACTCTCAGTCCCAGTCTCAACTTTCACTTGTCTCCTCTAAGTGTGACAAAGCAAAAGCAGGACTGTGTCAACAGAGCAGTAATGATTCAGAGGTGAAAAGAATGATTAAAATGATAGAACAGCAGACGTCCTCTGGTTTACAag ACAGGTCAGATAATGCTGGTAAGCCAAGGAATGTAATAAAGAAACAGAATGGTAACCAGTGCTGTAGTAGCAACAGGCAGAGCATGAAGTTTCTGGGTGTGACTACAGG GCTGGACCCAGTGTCGAATTATGAGCATGATGATGTGGACAGAAAgataaaaagaacatttaggGAATCTCCTCAAGATGTTGCCCAATCACGAAAGGAAAAAGACAACAAGGGATCAAAAGGAGCTGCGAGAGTGTATACACAGCAGAG ACGTAGGATGAGCGAACGGATGTTTTTTGCTTGTCAAGCCTTAAAGACGCACCTGAGTGATGACACAGCTTTATCCAACAGGGAAAtg CAGGACTGTCTGCACACACTCCAGCAAGAGTGGTTCTCTGTGTCCAGCCACAAGTCAGCATCTCCTGAAACTGTAGAGGACTACTTATCTACGTTTCAGGCCATTTCACCTTCAGTATTGCAGTACATAGTTAATATGGCTGACGGCAATGGAAACACAGCTCTACACTACAGCGTTTCTCACTCGAACTTTGGCATTGTGAAGAAATTGCTTAATCCAG AGGTGTGCAACGTGAATCAGCAGAATTCAGCAGGTTACACGCCCATCATGCTGGCTGCACTTGCTGCTGTGGATAATCCAGACAACATGAAAGTAGTCGAGCAGCTCTTCACTAAAGGAGATGTCAACGCCAAGGCCAGCCAG ctgcttaaaaaaaatcctgcagATATCACAGCACTGCCAAACAAACGCCTGATTATGTGCGTCAGAATTCCTCACAAAGTTGAGATCTGCAACTTGTCACTTTTACTGGATATGCACCTCTGA
- the LOC101485439 gene encoding SWI/SNF-related matrix-associated actin-dependent regulator of chromatin subfamily A member 2 isoform X2: MEEDISLKKRKGDHQAVKDLKAGQETGEKVKRKRGRPPAEKLPPNPPELTRTLNTLVDMVMNYKDGLGRQISKGFVQLPSKKEVPEYYELIRKPVDFRRIRERVRNHKYRSVGDLEKDIFLLCHNAQTYNLEGSQIYEDSIVIKSVFESARQRIVTDEEQKETVSASHSNNGGGAEDQFVPSAVKPLPVQIKKGAKEQRSRNTMAKRVHSDLDSDEDLEDNTTKDEG; this comes from the exons ATGGAGGAGGACATCAGTCTGAAGAAGCGTAAAGgtgatcatcaagcagtgaaAGACCTGAAGGCTGGGCAAGAAACTGGCGAGAAAGTCAAAAGGAAGCGAGGGCGCCCACCAGCTGAGAAACTCCCTCCAAATCCACCTGAACTCACCAGAACACTGAACACACTGGTGGATATGGTCATGAACTACAAAGATGG GTTGGGACGGCAGATCAGTAAAGGCTTTGTGCAGCTTCCCTCTAAGAAGGAGGTACCTGAGTACTACGAACTGATCCGAAAGCctgtggacttcagaaggatcAGG GAACGTGTTCGCAATCACAAGTACAGAAGTGTGGGAGATCTGGAGAAGGACATTTTCCTTCTGTGTCACAATGCTCAGACTTATAATCTGGAGGGATCACAG ATCTATGAGGATTCTATTGTCATTAAGTCTGTTTTTGAGAGTGCGAGACAGAGAATCGTCACAGATGAAGAACAGAAAGAGACGGTTAGCGCCAGTCACAGCAATAATGGCGGTGGAGCTGAAGACCAGTTTGTTCCATCAGCAG TGAAACCATTACCAGTTCAGATCAAGAAGGGGGCTAAGGAGCAgagaagcagaaatactatggcCAAGAGGGTTCACAGTGATTTAGACAGCGATGAGGATCTAGAGGATAACACCACAAAAGATGAAGGTTGA